The Actinomadura sp. WMMB 499 genome includes a window with the following:
- the fdxA gene encoding ferredoxin — MTYVIAQPCVDLLDKACIEECPVDCIYEGKRQLYIHPDECVDCGACEPVCPVEAIYYEDDVPEQWKDFYKVNVEFFDDLGSPGGASKVGKIDKDHPIVAALPPQSQED; from the coding sequence GTGACCTACGTCATCGCGCAGCCCTGCGTGGACCTGCTCGACAAGGCATGCATCGAGGAGTGCCCGGTCGACTGCATCTACGAGGGGAAGCGCCAGCTCTACATCCACCCGGACGAGTGCGTCGACTGCGGTGCCTGCGAGCCGGTCTGCCCGGTGGAGGCCATCTACTACGAGGACGACGTCCCCGAGCAGTGGAAGGACTTCTACAAGGTGAACGTGGAGTTCTTCGACGACCTCGGTTCCCCCGGCGGTGCGTCCAAGGTCGGCAAGATCGACAAGGATCACCCGATCGTGGCCGCGCTGCCGCCGCAGAGCCAGGAAGACTGA
- a CDS encoding acyl-CoA dehydrogenase family protein: protein MAREIFTEEHEAFRDMVRSFIEKEIAPHHEQWEKDGVVSRDVWLAAGRQGLLGIDMPEEHGGGGNPDYRYYVIMNEEFAKAGVHGPGFSVHNDINGGYLRQLCNDEQKARWFPGYCSGELITGIAMTEPAAGSDLQGIKATAIKDGDEYVLNGSKTFISNGILADLVIVVAKTDPSAGAKGVSLLAVERGMAGFERGRNLDKVGMHAQDTAELFFDNVRVPAKNLLGEEGMGFIYLMQNLARERLSIGSTAQAAAESAFEQTLEYCKTREAFGRPIGKFQHNRFTLAEMKTELTVTRSFTDECIVKESKGELSAEEAAMLKYWNTELLKRVVDRCVQLHGGYGYMTEYPIAKAYQDVRIQTIFGGTTEIMKEIIGRSLGV from the coding sequence ATGGCACGCGAGATCTTCACCGAGGAGCACGAGGCGTTCCGCGACATGGTCCGCTCCTTCATCGAGAAGGAGATCGCGCCCCACCACGAGCAGTGGGAGAAGGACGGCGTCGTCTCCCGCGACGTCTGGCTCGCCGCCGGCCGCCAGGGCCTGCTCGGCATCGACATGCCCGAGGAGCACGGCGGCGGCGGGAACCCCGACTACCGCTACTACGTGATCATGAACGAGGAGTTCGCCAAGGCGGGCGTGCACGGTCCGGGCTTCTCGGTGCACAACGACATCAACGGCGGCTACCTGCGCCAGCTGTGCAACGACGAGCAGAAGGCCCGCTGGTTCCCGGGGTACTGCTCCGGCGAGCTGATCACCGGCATCGCGATGACCGAGCCCGCCGCCGGCTCCGACCTGCAGGGCATCAAGGCCACCGCGATCAAGGACGGCGACGAGTACGTCCTGAACGGCTCGAAGACGTTCATCTCCAACGGCATCCTCGCCGACCTGGTGATCGTCGTCGCCAAGACCGACCCGTCCGCCGGGGCCAAGGGCGTCAGCCTGCTCGCCGTCGAGCGCGGCATGGCGGGCTTCGAGCGCGGCCGCAACCTCGACAAGGTCGGCATGCACGCCCAGGACACCGCCGAACTGTTCTTCGACAACGTCCGCGTCCCCGCGAAGAACCTCCTCGGCGAGGAGGGCATGGGCTTCATCTACCTCATGCAGAACCTCGCCCGCGAGCGCCTGTCGATCGGCTCCACCGCCCAGGCCGCCGCAGAGTCCGCGTTCGAGCAGACCCTCGAATACTGCAAGACCCGCGAGGCGTTCGGCCGCCCCATCGGCAAGTTCCAGCACAACCGCTTCACCCTCGCCGAGATGAAGACGGAACTGACCGTCACCCGCTCCTTCACCGACGAATGCATCGTCAAGGAGAGCAAGGGCGAGCTCTCCGCCGAAGAGGCGGCGATGCTCAAGTACTGGAACACCGAACTGCTCAAGCGCGTCGTCGACCGCTGCGTCCAGCTCCACGGCGGCTACGGCTACATGACCGAGTACCCGATCGCCAAGGCGTACCAGGACGTCCGCATCCAGACCATCTTCGGCGGCACGACGGAGATCATGAAGGAGATCATCGGCCGCTCCCTCGGCGTCTGA
- a CDS encoding DUF4178 domain-containing protein yields the protein MGETAIVILLALILVALVVLIVVLVRRRSGAGKGAGTGAPPQPAAPRDPFAAGDQAGGDPRTIKAGDMIEYLGVRYFVRGSLRMREGGYTWAEHLLDADQLEGVKVWVSVEEDPDLEVVWWTETEMGDMSPSQKTITLDGVEYRREEHGTADYDSEGTTGLGVKGRVEYADYTGPKGRYLSFEQYGGGQWEAGLGERVPTGALTIYPGG from the coding sequence GTGGGCGAAACCGCGATTGTGATCTTGCTGGCGCTGATCCTGGTCGCGCTGGTGGTGCTGATCGTCGTCCTGGTGCGCCGCCGGTCCGGCGCCGGGAAGGGCGCCGGCACGGGCGCGCCGCCGCAACCGGCCGCGCCCCGCGACCCGTTCGCCGCCGGCGACCAGGCCGGGGGAGACCCGCGGACGATCAAGGCCGGGGACATGATCGAGTACCTCGGCGTCCGCTACTTCGTGCGGGGCTCGCTGCGGATGCGCGAGGGCGGCTACACCTGGGCCGAGCACCTGCTGGACGCCGACCAGCTCGAGGGCGTGAAGGTGTGGGTGTCGGTCGAGGAGGACCCCGACCTTGAGGTCGTCTGGTGGACCGAGACCGAGATGGGCGACATGTCGCCCAGCCAGAAGACGATCACGCTGGACGGCGTCGAGTACCGCCGCGAGGAGCACGGAACCGCCGACTACGACAGCGAGGGCACCACCGGCCTCGGCGTGAAGGGCCGCGTCGAGTACGCCGACTACACCGGCCCCAAGGGCCGCTACCTGTCGTTCGAGCAGTACGGCGGCGGCCAGTGGGAGGCCGGGCTCGGCGAGCGCGTCCCCACCGGCGCCCTCACCATCTACCCCGGCGGCTGA
- a CDS encoding MerR family transcriptional regulator: MELTVDQLAARAGVSVRTVRFYAGRGLLPPPRLRGRTGLYGDEHLARLELVRELQSLGLTLAAIERHLEKIPDDAPVEDLALQRALLSPWAPEDGEVLDRHELDRRVGRHLDDDDLKRLEALGVLEPAGEQVRVVSPALLGVGAELAALSLPLETLVAAHAAVDRHMSALAAELQGAFQDSVVRPYREGGRSPEDRARLMEMAGRLKPLLIQSLVTSFQRAVDETIRRSTER, translated from the coding sequence ATGGAACTGACCGTCGACCAGCTGGCCGCGCGGGCCGGGGTCAGCGTGCGGACGGTCCGGTTCTACGCCGGGCGCGGGCTCCTGCCGCCGCCGCGGCTGCGCGGACGGACGGGCCTGTACGGGGACGAGCACCTGGCGCGGCTCGAGCTCGTCCGGGAGCTGCAGAGCCTCGGGCTGACGCTGGCGGCGATCGAGAGGCACCTGGAGAAGATCCCGGACGACGCGCCCGTCGAGGACCTGGCTCTGCAGCGGGCGCTGCTGTCGCCGTGGGCGCCCGAGGACGGCGAGGTGCTCGACCGGCACGAGCTGGACCGGCGGGTCGGGCGGCACCTGGACGACGACGACCTGAAGCGGCTCGAGGCGCTGGGGGTCCTGGAGCCGGCGGGCGAGCAGGTGCGGGTGGTCAGCCCGGCGCTGCTGGGCGTCGGGGCGGAGCTGGCCGCGCTGTCGCTGCCGCTGGAGACGCTCGTCGCCGCGCACGCGGCGGTGGACCGGCACATGAGCGCGCTGGCGGCCGAGCTGCAGGGCGCGTTCCAGGACAGCGTGGTCCGCCCCTACCGGGAGGGCGGGCGGTCGCCGGAGGACCGCGCGCGGCTGATGGAGATGGCCGGACGGCTCAAGCCGCTGCTGATCCAGTCGCTCGTGACGTCGTTCCAGCGCGCGGTGGACGAGACGATCCGCCGGTCGACCGAGCGCTGA
- a CDS encoding polyamine aminopropyltransferase yields MPARAARALVLAAVFTCAACGLVYELALVALGSYLVGNSVTQASIVLSVMVFAMGIGSLLAKPLQRHPVVAFAAIEGALALVGGLSVMGLYAAFAWVHVYEPVLVVVAFAIGTLIGAEIPLLMTLLQRIRRQDAGSAVADLFAADYVGALLGGLAFPFLLLPTFGHIKGALLVGAVNAVAGIAVVLWLFRDRLRRWTRAGLWTGMAAVLVILSGTYALADRFEITARQALYNDPIAVAERTEYQEIVVTRNMAVSGTTDLRLFLNGDLQFSSVDEYRYHESLVHPALAGSRGRVLILGGGDGLALREVLRYRDVREVTLVELDPAMIRLARTYDPIEKLNGGAFEDPRVRTVTADAFNWLRQLRDRFDSIIVDMPDPDDVATAKLYSVEFYGMVKRALAPGGRMVVQSGSPYFAPNSFWCIRATIAAAGFATTPYHVDVPSFGDWGYVMAAPTADPPPVELPADVPDLRFLDEPVLRAATVFPKDRGPRDVEVNTLVHPRLVQYEDGEWKLS; encoded by the coding sequence GTGCCCGCGCGGGCCGCGCGCGCGCTCGTCCTGGCGGCCGTGTTCACCTGCGCCGCCTGCGGCCTGGTCTACGAGCTCGCGCTCGTCGCGCTCGGCAGCTACCTGGTCGGCAACTCGGTCACGCAGGCGTCGATCGTCCTGTCGGTGATGGTGTTCGCGATGGGCATCGGCTCGCTGCTGGCCAAGCCGCTGCAGCGCCACCCCGTCGTGGCGTTCGCCGCCATCGAGGGCGCCCTCGCGCTCGTCGGCGGGCTGTCCGTCATGGGGCTGTACGCGGCGTTCGCGTGGGTCCACGTGTACGAGCCGGTGCTGGTGGTCGTCGCGTTCGCCATCGGAACGCTGATCGGCGCGGAGATCCCGCTGCTGATGACCCTGCTGCAGCGGATCCGGCGGCAGGACGCCGGCAGCGCCGTCGCCGACCTGTTCGCCGCCGACTACGTGGGCGCGCTCCTCGGCGGCCTCGCGTTCCCGTTCCTGCTGCTCCCGACGTTCGGGCACATCAAGGGCGCGCTGCTGGTCGGCGCCGTCAACGCGGTCGCCGGGATCGCGGTCGTCCTCTGGCTGTTCCGCGACCGGCTCCGCCGCTGGACGCGCGCCGGGCTGTGGACCGGCATGGCGGCCGTCCTCGTGATCCTCTCCGGGACGTACGCGCTCGCCGACCGCTTCGAGATCACCGCGCGCCAGGCGCTATACAACGACCCGATCGCGGTCGCGGAGCGCACGGAGTACCAGGAGATCGTGGTCACCCGGAACATGGCCGTGTCGGGCACCACCGACCTGCGGCTGTTCCTGAACGGCGACCTCCAGTTCTCCTCCGTGGACGAGTACCGCTACCACGAGTCGCTCGTCCATCCGGCGCTCGCCGGGTCGCGCGGCCGCGTCCTCATCCTCGGCGGCGGCGACGGCCTCGCGCTCCGCGAGGTGCTGCGCTACCGGGACGTCCGCGAGGTGACGCTCGTCGAGCTCGACCCCGCGATGATCCGGCTGGCCCGCACCTACGACCCCATCGAGAAGCTGAACGGCGGCGCGTTCGAGGATCCGCGCGTCCGGACCGTCACCGCCGACGCCTTCAACTGGCTCCGGCAGCTCCGCGACCGGTTCGACTCGATCATCGTCGACATGCCCGACCCCGACGACGTCGCGACGGCCAAGCTGTACTCGGTCGAGTTCTACGGCATGGTGAAGCGCGCGCTCGCACCCGGCGGCCGAATGGTCGTCCAGTCGGGCTCGCCCTACTTCGCCCCGAACTCGTTCTGGTGCATCCGCGCGACGATCGCCGCCGCCGGATTCGCGACGACCCCCTACCACGTGGACGTCCCGAGCTTCGGCGACTGGGGCTACGTCATGGCCGCGCCCACCGCCGATCCGCCGCCGGTCGAACTCCCCGCCGACGTCCCGGACCTGCGCTTCCTCGACGAGCCGGTCCTGCGCGCGGCGACGGTCTTCCCGAAGGACCGCGGCCCCCGCGACGTCGAGGTCAACACGCTCGTCCACCCGCGCCTCGTCCAGTACGAGGACGGCGAGTGGAAGCTGTCCTGA
- the dapC gene encoding succinyldiaminopimelate transaminase, which produces MFTLPDFPWDRLAPYKERAAAHPGGIVDLSVGTPVDPTPEPIRAALAAAADAPGYPQTYGTPALRESVAGWLRRRAGVTGADPDAVLPVIGTKELVAWLPTLLGAGPGDTVVFPELAYPTYDVGARLCGAERVAADGLLTLGPLAPKIVWVNSPSNPTGKVLPAEHLRKVVAWARGRGAIVVSDECYLEFGWDDANPPVSILHPDVCDGSHEGLLAVNSLSKRSNLAGYRAGFVTGDLALVKRLLEVRKHAGMIVPAPVQAAMTVAFGDDEHVAEQRARYARRRAVLRAAFEGHGFRIDHSEASLYLWATRDEPCWDTVAHLADLGISVGPGDFYGTGGARHVRVAFTATDERVAAAAERL; this is translated from the coding sequence GTGTTCACGCTGCCGGACTTCCCGTGGGATCGGCTCGCTCCGTACAAGGAGCGCGCCGCGGCGCATCCCGGCGGCATCGTCGACCTGTCGGTCGGGACGCCTGTGGACCCCACGCCCGAGCCGATCCGGGCGGCGCTCGCCGCCGCCGCCGACGCGCCGGGCTACCCGCAGACCTACGGGACGCCCGCGCTGCGCGAGTCCGTCGCGGGCTGGCTGCGGCGCCGCGCCGGGGTGACGGGCGCGGACCCGGACGCCGTCCTGCCGGTGATCGGGACCAAGGAACTGGTCGCGTGGCTGCCGACGCTGCTCGGCGCCGGCCCCGGCGACACGGTCGTGTTCCCCGAACTGGCCTACCCGACCTACGACGTGGGCGCCCGGCTGTGCGGCGCGGAGCGCGTCGCGGCCGACGGGCTGCTGACCCTCGGCCCGCTCGCGCCCAAGATCGTCTGGGTGAACTCCCCGTCGAACCCGACCGGGAAGGTGCTGCCCGCCGAGCACCTGCGCAAGGTCGTCGCGTGGGCGCGCGGCCGGGGCGCGATCGTCGTCAGCGACGAGTGCTACCTGGAGTTCGGCTGGGACGACGCCAACCCGCCGGTGTCGATCCTGCACCCGGACGTGTGCGACGGCTCGCACGAGGGGCTGCTGGCGGTCAACTCGCTGTCGAAGCGCTCGAACCTCGCGGGTTACCGCGCCGGGTTCGTCACCGGCGATCTCGCGCTGGTGAAGCGGCTGCTGGAGGTCCGCAAGCACGCCGGGATGATCGTCCCGGCGCCCGTGCAGGCCGCGATGACGGTCGCGTTCGGCGACGACGAGCACGTGGCGGAGCAGCGCGCCCGGTACGCGCGGCGGCGCGCGGTGCTGCGCGCCGCGTTCGAGGGCCACGGCTTCCGGATCGACCACTCCGAGGCGTCCCTGTACCTGTGGGCGACGCGGGACGAGCCGTGCTGGGACACGGTCGCGCACCTGGCGGACCTCGGGATCAGCGTGGGACCCGGCGACTTCTACGGTACGGGCGGCGCCCGGCACGTCCGGGTGGCGTTCACCGCGACGGACGAACGGGTCGCGGCCGCCGCCGAGCGCCTCTGA
- a CDS encoding DUF2617 family protein: MFTTLRTPYADASADGLSFALGLPPLDALAVLPVQYGDLAVELRLLGASHQVFAGPLSETVACLDGPAEPLPGRTSTTLPGWAYEFTATTDRHDDDAAFGRAVEAVCARLADRGDALAGAFPGARHAVTALALEESAEENAMGWRTWHAYPQTREIVMTRSRLVRP; this comes from the coding sequence GTGTTCACCACCCTCCGCACCCCCTACGCCGACGCGAGCGCCGACGGCCTGTCGTTCGCGCTCGGCCTGCCCCCGCTCGACGCCCTCGCCGTCCTGCCCGTCCAGTACGGGGACCTGGCCGTCGAGCTCCGCCTGCTCGGCGCGTCCCACCAGGTCTTCGCCGGGCCGCTCAGCGAGACCGTCGCGTGCCTGGACGGTCCGGCAGAGCCGCTGCCCGGACGCACGAGCACCACCCTGCCCGGATGGGCGTACGAATTCACCGCGACGACCGACCGCCACGACGACGACGCCGCGTTCGGCCGCGCCGTCGAGGCGGTGTGCGCGCGGCTGGCGGACCGCGGCGACGCCCTGGCCGGGGCCTTCCCCGGCGCGCGGCACGCCGTCACCGCCCTCGCACTGGAGGAGAGCGCAGAGGAGAACGCAATGGGCTGGCGGACGTGGCACGCCTATCCGCAGACCCGGGAGATCGTGATGACGCGGAGCCGGCTGGTGAGACCATGA
- a CDS encoding class I SAM-dependent methyltransferase produces the protein MNWAVTTYDSAFGYVSAHGAPLVDLLDPQPGERIIDLGCGTGMFSAEIAERGAEVLGIDGSPEMVVQAVAMHPGLSFIVGDAHDFTVGESFDAVASNAALHWMTRDPDAVIGRVHAALRPGGRFVGELGGAGNCAELVAAMQTAWRVFGLGEPELPWYFPSPAEYAAKLEDAGFTLRLLEHADRPTRMTEGPDGAADWIRAYAGRALDTVPPELVEPLLARVNDLAAPALRRESGWVADYVRLRFAAVRKQDGAPHIPGGTLPTDPPL, from the coding sequence GTGAACTGGGCCGTGACGACGTACGACTCTGCCTTCGGGTACGTCTCCGCGCACGGCGCCCCCCTGGTGGATCTGCTCGACCCGCAGCCCGGCGAGCGCATCATCGACCTAGGGTGCGGCACCGGCATGTTCAGCGCGGAGATCGCCGAGCGGGGCGCCGAGGTGCTGGGCATCGACGGCAGCCCCGAGATGGTCGTGCAGGCCGTCGCGATGCACCCCGGACTCTCGTTCATCGTCGGCGACGCGCACGACTTCACGGTCGGCGAGTCGTTCGACGCGGTCGCCTCCAACGCGGCGCTGCACTGGATGACCCGCGACCCCGACGCCGTGATCGGGCGGGTGCACGCCGCGCTGCGCCCCGGCGGGCGGTTCGTCGGCGAGCTGGGCGGCGCGGGCAACTGCGCGGAGCTCGTCGCCGCGATGCAGACGGCGTGGCGCGTGTTCGGGCTCGGCGAGCCGGAGCTGCCCTGGTACTTCCCGAGTCCCGCCGAGTACGCGGCCAAGCTGGAGGACGCCGGGTTCACGCTGCGGCTGCTGGAGCACGCCGACCGCCCCACCCGGATGACCGAGGGGCCCGACGGCGCCGCCGACTGGATCCGCGCCTACGCGGGCCGCGCGCTCGACACCGTCCCGCCCGAGCTGGTCGAGCCGCTGCTCGCCCGCGTCAACGACCTCGCCGCGCCCGCGCTGCGCCGCGAGTCCGGCTGGGTCGCCGACTACGTGCGGCTGCGGTTCGCGGCCGTCCGCAAGCAGGACGGCGCCCCGCACATCCCGGGCGGCACGCTGCCGACCGACCCGCCGCTCTGA
- a CDS encoding DUF4247 domain-containing protein, with protein sequence MNRKYWTIGAVSVSIVAVIVLVAVLSRDKSPEKWIADKYKRVSSDTYRSDKKPSDVAREIRTELKPIDRVNDMATLGNRGGVFLRYPKHVVAVLPYGVGSRITVDSARSGYNRYHSHVGGHWSTPGSNGWNNRGSASFRGGGPGSGK encoded by the coding sequence ATGAACAGGAAGTACTGGACGATCGGCGCGGTGTCGGTCTCCATCGTCGCGGTCATCGTGCTCGTCGCGGTGCTCAGCCGGGACAAGTCCCCCGAGAAGTGGATCGCCGACAAGTACAAGCGGGTGTCGAGCGACACCTACCGGTCGGACAAGAAGCCGTCGGACGTCGCCCGCGAGATCCGCACGGAGCTCAAGCCGATCGACCGGGTCAACGACATGGCGACGCTCGGCAACCGGGGCGGCGTCTTCCTGCGCTACCCGAAGCACGTCGTGGCCGTCCTCCCGTACGGCGTCGGCAGCCGCATCACCGTCGACTCCGCACGGAGCGGTTACAACCGTTACCACTCCCATGTCGGCGGGCACTGGAGCACGCCGGGCAGCAACGGCTGGAACAACCGAGGATCCGCATCGTTCCGCGGCGGCGGGCCCGGGTCGGGCAAGTGA
- a CDS encoding polysaccharide deacetylase family protein: protein MRKRNLAAMVAGMLLLAGWSGIDRSQTERPGRNVAATERVSKVPEQAPERSPEPSPQRSPEPSPSRDVDCERDKCVALTFDDGPGPHTPRLLDALDRAEARATFFVQGEYVSDHPGVTRRMAAEGHEIGNHTWDHAELTTLSRGEIRKQIRRTQRAVRDAAGVEPTMMRPPYRALDASVVDAVGMPVVLWSVDSRDWSHDDVARKVKEGVRDAERGDILLYHDVHGSTVKAMPEIVDGLQRRGFTLVTVSELLEDERLEAGETYSEAGSS from the coding sequence GTGCGAAAGCGGAATCTCGCCGCGATGGTCGCGGGGATGCTCCTGCTCGCGGGGTGGTCGGGCATCGACCGGTCGCAGACCGAGCGGCCGGGACGCAACGTGGCGGCGACGGAGCGGGTGTCCAAGGTCCCGGAGCAGGCGCCCGAGCGGTCACCCGAGCCGTCGCCCCAGCGGTCGCCGGAGCCGTCGCCGTCCCGCGACGTCGACTGCGAACGGGACAAGTGCGTCGCGCTGACGTTCGACGACGGTCCCGGCCCGCACACCCCCCGGCTGCTGGACGCGCTGGACCGCGCCGAGGCCCGCGCGACGTTCTTCGTGCAGGGCGAGTACGTTTCCGATCACCCGGGCGTCACCCGCAGGATGGCGGCGGAGGGGCACGAGATCGGGAACCACACGTGGGACCACGCGGAGCTGACCACGCTGTCGCGCGGCGAGATCCGGAAGCAGATCCGGCGGACGCAGCGGGCCGTGCGGGACGCGGCGGGCGTGGAGCCCACGATGATGCGGCCCCCGTACCGGGCGCTCGACGCGTCGGTGGTCGACGCCGTCGGGATGCCGGTGGTCCTGTGGAGCGTCGACTCGCGGGACTGGAGCCACGACGACGTCGCCCGCAAGGTGAAGGAGGGCGTCCGGGACGCCGAACGCGGGGACATCCTCCTCTACCACGACGTCCACGGATCGACCGTCAAGGCCATGCCGGAGATCGTGGACGGTCTGCAGCGGCGCGGCTTCACGCTCGTGACCGTCTCGGAGCTGCTCGAGGACGAGCGCCTGGAGGCGGGCGAGACCTACAGCGAGGCCGGATCCTCCTGA
- a CDS encoding DUF350 domain-containing protein, with translation MNDILHDGGATLAYGALGLALMVLGYLVVEVTTPGRLGHQIWTEGNRGAALLLAVKLLGVGAIVTTAIITSADDLSDGLLGTAVYGVLGIIIMIIAFYAIDVLTPGKLGAILVGGDNVHPAGWVVAAADLAVAAIVCGAVS, from the coding sequence ATGAACGACATCCTGCACGACGGCGGCGCCACCCTCGCCTACGGAGCGCTCGGCCTGGCCCTGATGGTGCTCGGCTACCTGGTCGTCGAGGTGACGACCCCGGGACGGCTCGGGCACCAGATCTGGACGGAGGGCAACCGGGGCGCGGCGCTGCTGCTCGCGGTCAAGCTCCTCGGCGTCGGCGCCATCGTCACCACCGCCATCATCACCAGCGCGGACGACCTGAGCGACGGGCTGCTCGGCACCGCCGTCTACGGCGTCCTCGGCATCATCATCATGATCATCGCCTTCTACGCGATCGACGTGCTGACCCCCGGCAAGCTCGGCGCGATCCTCGTCGGCGGCGACAACGTCCACCCGGCCGGGTGGGTCGTCGCCGCCGCCGACCTGGCCGTCGCCGCGATCGTGTGCGGGGCGGTCTCCTGA
- a CDS encoding crotonase/enoyl-CoA hydratase family protein → MPYEEIEYEVADGIATITLNRPDQLNAYTFTMRNEMLDAFDRIDADDDVRAVVVTGAGRAFCAGADLSTGGGSTFDQEQSTDMFAGDDLLEDGTPRDGGGTVALRIARCLKPVIGAFNGAAVGVGVTMTLPMDVRLASAKAKFGFVFSRRGIVTEAASSWFLPRLVGISQAMEWAATGRVFTADEALAGRLVSRVLPPDELLPAAYALAREIADNTSAVSVAAIRRLMWSGLSAPSPWDAHIADSRLMAALGGAGDAAEGVTSFLEKRRAEFPLKVTKDLPPEVPDWPVR, encoded by the coding sequence GTGCCGTACGAAGAGATCGAGTACGAGGTCGCGGACGGGATCGCCACGATCACCCTGAACCGTCCGGACCAGCTGAACGCCTACACGTTCACCATGCGCAACGAGATGCTCGACGCGTTCGACCGGATCGACGCCGACGACGACGTCCGCGCGGTGGTGGTGACCGGTGCCGGACGGGCGTTCTGCGCGGGCGCCGACCTCAGCACCGGCGGCGGGAGCACCTTCGACCAAGAGCAGTCGACGGACATGTTCGCCGGTGACGACCTCCTCGAGGACGGCACGCCCCGCGACGGCGGCGGCACGGTCGCGCTGCGCATCGCCCGCTGCCTCAAGCCCGTCATCGGCGCCTTCAACGGCGCGGCCGTGGGCGTCGGCGTCACGATGACGCTGCCCATGGACGTCCGGCTCGCCAGCGCGAAGGCGAAGTTCGGGTTCGTGTTCTCCCGCCGCGGCATCGTCACCGAGGCCGCCTCCAGCTGGTTCCTGCCCCGCCTCGTCGGGATCTCGCAGGCCATGGAGTGGGCCGCGACCGGCCGCGTCTTCACCGCCGACGAGGCCCTCGCCGGACGCCTCGTCTCGCGCGTCCTCCCGCCGGACGAGCTGCTGCCCGCCGCGTACGCGCTGGCCCGGGAGATCGCCGACAACACCTCGGCGGTGTCCGTCGCCGCGATCCGCCGCCTGATGTGGTCCGGCCTGTCCGCCCCGTCCCCGTGGGACGCCCACATCGCCGACTCCCGCCTGATGGCGGCCCTCGGCGGCGCGGGCGACGCCGCCGAGGGCGTCACGTCGTTCCTGGAGAAGCGCCGGGCCGAGTTCCCGCTGAAGGTGACCAAGGATCTGCCGCCCGAGGTCCCGGACTGGCCCGTCCGCTGA